The stretch of DNA GCTCGCCATACATCCGTTCATTAAGAGCACTTGATTGGAAAAGGGGAATCATTTGCTGAGCTTCTTTTTCGCTATAAATCCGGCTCATGTCGGGGCGTTCCTCATGAACAATATAAGGAATTTTTTGAGAGTGGTGGTTTGTCATAGCTAACAGCGCTGTCATGAGGCTTCTAACTAGCGTCGATGTAAAAATATAATCAATAGGAAGATTTTTAATGATTTCTCCCGCTGCAAGGGCTTCTTGAATCCCTCTTTGGCTAAGAGGAATGTCCACCCATCCAGTAAACAGATTTTTTTGATTCCATACAGATTGCCCGTGGCGTAGCAAAATAAGAAGAGTCATAAAAAGTACGATTCAAAAGGTGACAAGGAAAGTTTTATCTTCCCTGTTTAAGGATTATCTTTGCAAAGATTTTTTACCTTGTCGATGGTAACGGGGGCGAGGTATTTATCGCTGTTGTAAAGAGAACTTCTTCTGGACTCTCTAGCGAAATCTTGATATG from Chlamydia suis encodes:
- a CDS encoding 2,3-bisphosphoglycerate-dependent phosphoglycerate mutase; this encodes MTLLILLRHGQSVWNQKNLFTGWVDIPLSQRGIQEALAAGEIIKNLPIDYIFTSTLVRSLMTALLAMTNHHSQKIPYIVHEERPDMSRIYSEKEAQQMIPLFQSSALNERMYGELQGKNKQEVAEQFGEEQVKLWRRSYRIAPPQGESLFDTGQRTLPYFQERILPLIQQGKNIFISAHGNSLRSLIMDLEKLTEEEVLSLELPTGKPIVYEWTEQQFTKSALSFG